The following proteins are encoded in a genomic region of Desulfurococcaceae archaeon:
- a CDS encoding DEAD/DEAH box helicase, whose amino-acid sequence MLIDELVKWGLPLEYVNLLGERGIRELNPVQVEAVKRGLLNGVNMVISAPTASGKTLIAEMVLVKTAVNGLVGVYLTPLRALASEKYAEFSVLNKIGVKVGITTGDYDQPAEYLGEYDIIVATYERFDSLMRLKPTWLKRVGLIVIDEMHNVNDPERGPIIEMIVARALKRGTRIIGLSATIGNPAELARWVKGELVTSAWRPVKLVEGVFNKKRSEIVFADGRKESVEEDHDEAVVNLVLHNIKRNYQTLVFVHNRKRVEELAEITATYITPMDTHGLEALLDELESAPTRIEKEFLRELGFRGVAFHHAGLSQVSRRVVEEAFRKRLLKVVYATPTLAAGVNLPARRVLISIKRYDPAKGRKVNISVSEYKQMAGRAGRPQFDEMGESIIVDASNIDEGFKYITSEPEPVQGRLLGERSLRVHVLSAVASLEVSSIGDLSELFKLTFSASTGKLTNISEQIEDLVDFLEGLGMVARREPGVVPTRLGRITAYSYLDPLTVNMFFRYKGTEYRDLYILHLVSLTPDFLKSGVYIPGKVMAAYEELAEVYASSGLLMPTTSEYYDYDDWLHGFIYALALQDWINERSEDEIVEKYALGPGDIYNLKDTASWITGALGKVAGVIGDVVYHRKLTALSQRLDKGVKQDALELASLKYIGRVRARILIEHGIKTLEDLAKTPKKKLMSLPSFGPKVAEEVYKQLHELGYSPRS is encoded by the coding sequence ATGCTTATAGATGAATTAGTAAAGTGGGGGCTACCTCTAGAATACGTCAACTTGCTCGGTGAGCGGGGGATACGGGAGCTAAATCCCGTTCAAGTAGAAGCTGTTAAGCGCGGTTTACTGAACGGGGTGAACATGGTCATCTCTGCCCCTACAGCCAGCGGCAAGACTCTAATAGCTGAGATGGTATTGGTTAAGACCGCTGTGAACGGCCTCGTCGGGGTGTACTTAACTCCACTAAGGGCACTTGCAAGTGAAAAGTATGCTGAGTTCTCAGTACTGAACAAAATTGGCGTCAAAGTAGGAATCACCACTGGGGATTACGACCAACCAGCGGAGTATTTAGGAGAGTACGATATTATCGTAGCCACGTATGAGCGTTTCGATAGCTTAATGAGGCTGAAACCTACCTGGCTTAAACGTGTGGGATTAATAGTGATCGACGAAATGCACAATGTGAACGACCCTGAAAGAGGGCCAATAATTGAAATGATCGTGGCGAGGGCGCTTAAGCGGGGAACTAGGATTATAGGCCTATCCGCAACCATAGGTAACCCCGCGGAACTAGCCCGCTGGGTTAAGGGTGAACTAGTAACATCGGCGTGGAGGCCCGTTAAGCTCGTAGAAGGCGTCTTCAATAAGAAGAGGTCCGAAATAGTTTTTGCTGATGGGAGGAAAGAAAGCGTCGAGGAGGACCACGACGAGGCGGTAGTGAACCTTGTTCTCCATAACATTAAACGCAACTACCAAACACTTGTATTCGTTCATAACAGAAAACGTGTCGAGGAGTTAGCTGAAATAACAGCAACCTACATTACCCCGATGGACACACATGGCCTTGAAGCACTGTTAGACGAGCTCGAAAGCGCACCTACTAGGATCGAAAAGGAATTTCTCAGAGAGCTGGGATTTAGGGGCGTAGCATTTCATCATGCGGGTTTATCGCAAGTATCGAGAAGGGTTGTTGAAGAGGCCTTTAGGAAGAGGTTGCTTAAGGTCGTTTACGCCACTCCCACCCTCGCCGCCGGAGTTAACCTTCCCGCACGAAGGGTTTTGATATCAATTAAGAGGTATGATCCCGCTAAGGGCAGAAAAGTAAACATCAGTGTCTCCGAGTATAAGCAAATGGCTGGAAGAGCCGGTAGGCCACAGTTCGACGAAATGGGAGAATCCATCATCGTGGACGCCTCGAACATAGATGAGGGTTTCAAGTACATAACGTCGGAACCCGAACCGGTACAGGGTAGATTGCTAGGTGAAAGAAGTCTTAGAGTACACGTGCTCTCCGCCGTAGCTTCACTCGAGGTAAGTAGTATCGGAGATCTATCTGAGCTTTTCAAGCTAACTTTCTCCGCGTCTACTGGTAAACTCACAAACATAAGCGAGCAGATCGAGGACCTCGTGGACTTCTTAGAGGGCCTCGGCATGGTGGCCAGGAGAGAGCCGGGTGTTGTGCCTACGAGGCTTGGCAGGATTACGGCATACAGTTATCTAGACCCCCTTACTGTAAACATGTTCTTCAGGTATAAAGGCACTGAGTACAGGGACCTTTATATACTGCACTTAGTATCGCTTACACCAGACTTCCTCAAGAGTGGAGTTTACATTCCAGGTAAAGTAATGGCGGCTTACGAGGAGCTCGCGGAGGTGTATGCTAGTAGCGGGTTATTAATGCCCACTACCAGTGAATACTACGATTACGATGACTGGCTACACGGGTTCATATACGCACTCGCACTTCAAGACTGGATCAACGAAAGAAGTGAAGACGAGATCGTGGAGAAATATGCCTTAGGGCCAGGCGACATATACAACTTGAAAGATACCGCGAGCTGGATAACAGGAGCACTTGGAAAGGTAGCAGGTGTAATTGGCGACGTCGTGTATCACAGAAAGCTAACGGCCCTTTCCCAGAGGCTGGACAAAGGGGTTAAGCAGGATGCGCTAGAGCTTGCATCGTTAAAGTATATTGGACGCGTTAGAGCCAGGATACTAATAGAACACGGGATAAAGACCCTCGAAGACCTCGCCAAGACACCTAAGAAGAAGCTGATGAGCCTGCCATCATTTGGGCCTAAGGTAGCCGAAGAGGTGTATAAGCAATTACACGAACTAGGTTATAGTCCTCGATCATAA
- a CDS encoding ORC1-type DNA replication protein, which translates to MRDMWRIVEEELGKQTIFKSRESLMPEHLPDRLPHREEELRSLVSYFRHLVTSPGSISQRVLIMGGVGTGKTALSKLFGRIFVRMAQDKGYNVAYVHVNCHRNRTLYNVIHDIARQLSIPLPPRGLSAKEMHDALLLHLEEMDLHVIVALDEFHYFASMSKNDAVYFIARIYDAHEGLKHVNFIFIASDASKLAFLDPATEGYLLRHVVRLRPYTSDQLFDILKYRASLALYDGTYDDDVLHFIANYEGVEKGGGGNARHALETLLLAGDIAEGERSRKVTVEHARKAIFSLSRDIVNVSEAVRYSTLHELLVLLGIIRLLHRTGRREVKMGEVEDEYRLICESYGEIPRRHTQLYEYVQNLARAGVITAHPSGRGYRGRTTLITIHYGPLDALENYVVELIRKRKELGF; encoded by the coding sequence ATGAGGGATATGTGGAGAATCGTCGAAGAAGAGCTAGGTAAACAGACTATATTCAAGAGTAGAGAAAGCCTCATGCCAGAACACCTGCCAGACCGGCTACCTCATCGAGAAGAGGAACTAAGGAGCCTTGTATCCTACTTCAGGCACTTAGTTACAAGTCCGGGTAGTATTTCACAAAGAGTCCTCATAATGGGCGGTGTGGGAACGGGTAAAACCGCTCTCTCGAAGCTTTTCGGTAGAATATTCGTTCGCATGGCTCAAGATAAGGGATATAACGTGGCATACGTTCACGTGAACTGCCATCGAAACAGAACACTTTACAACGTGATACACGATATTGCCAGGCAATTAAGCATTCCTCTACCCCCAAGGGGTCTTTCAGCGAAGGAAATGCACGATGCCCTTCTCTTGCACCTCGAGGAAATGGACCTCCACGTAATAGTGGCCCTTGACGAGTTTCACTACTTTGCAAGCATGTCTAAAAACGATGCCGTGTACTTCATTGCTAGAATATACGACGCTCACGAAGGTTTAAAGCACGTAAACTTCATATTCATAGCCTCAGACGCATCCAAACTCGCCTTCCTGGACCCAGCTACGGAAGGGTATTTGCTGAGACACGTCGTAAGGCTTAGACCGTACACCTCTGACCAGCTGTTTGACATACTGAAGTATAGGGCCTCACTGGCGCTGTACGACGGTACTTATGATGACGACGTATTACACTTCATCGCCAATTACGAGGGCGTCGAAAAAGGCGGTGGAGGTAATGCTAGACACGCGCTTGAAACACTTCTACTAGCTGGCGATATAGCGGAAGGGGAGAGATCGCGTAAAGTCACAGTCGAGCATGCAAGGAAGGCGATATTCAGCCTTTCAAGAGACATAGTAAACGTGAGTGAAGCTGTAAGGTACAGTACACTACACGAGCTCTTGGTGTTACTAGGCATTATTAGGTTGCTTCATAGGACCGGTAGGCGCGAGGTGAAAATGGGCGAGGTCGAGGACGAGTACAGGCTGATATGTGAATCTTATGGAGAAATACCACGCAGGCACACCCAGCTGTACGAATACGTACAAAACCTAGCTAGAGCAGGGGTGATAACAGCCCATCCTAGTGGCAGGGGGTATAGGGGTAGAACAACACTGATAACAATACATTATGGTCCACTAGACGCGCTTGAGAACTACGTTGTAGAGCTGATCAGAAAGAGGAAAGAGCTCGGTTTCTAA
- a CDS encoding inositol monophosphatase family protein: MITVVMGTELCGFFRKVVEDLASFLRRHFGSEEYSRVVGTGVSGDQSRYIDVITEELVVEKVKSAGLSAWVVSEEKGRWALSEKPELVLLVDPLDGSLNYSLRIPFASVSLAVYPGIAKITEPVYGVVYNIFTSDSLELCNGKVFHDGIQITEYLGRGFEVVSIYTEDPKHLEIISKEFKRNNVSVKTRTMGSASLEAVYAAVGLIGHFVHLTGRIRNTDLAVALAVADRLKTRVYTAPPLSEIAVDRVQEIKKVIIASKKSLIWKLIDEL; the protein is encoded by the coding sequence GTGATCACCGTGGTAATGGGTACAGAGCTGTGCGGCTTTTTTAGGAAAGTAGTTGAAGACTTAGCGTCATTTCTACGCCGCCACTTCGGTTCAGAGGAGTACAGCAGGGTCGTTGGAACAGGCGTTAGTGGAGACCAATCAAGGTACATTGACGTAATTACGGAAGAGCTCGTCGTTGAGAAGGTCAAGAGCGCAGGACTTTCAGCGTGGGTTGTTAGCGAGGAGAAGGGTCGATGGGCTTTGAGCGAAAAGCCTGAACTAGTTCTACTCGTAGACCCCCTTGACGGTAGCTTAAACTACTCCCTGAGAATACCTTTTGCATCAGTATCCCTGGCAGTTTACCCCGGTATTGCAAAGATCACCGAGCCCGTATATGGGGTTGTTTATAACATCTTCACGAGCGACTCTCTTGAGCTCTGTAACGGGAAGGTGTTTCACGACGGAATACAAATAACTGAGTACCTAGGTCGAGGTTTCGAGGTAGTATCCATATACACGGAAGACCCGAAACACCTTGAAATTATTTCGAAGGAGTTTAAAAGGAATAACGTATCCGTTAAGACTAGGACAATGGGTTCTGCATCCTTGGAGGCCGTTTACGCCGCCGTGGGCCTAATTGGGCACTTTGTACACCTAACTGGTAGAATAAGAAACACCGATTTGGCGGTAGCGCTGGCCGTTGCAGATAGGCTGAAAACGAGAGTGTATACTGCTCCACCACTAAGTGAGATTGCCGTGGACCGTGTTCAGGAAATTAAAAAGGTCATAATTGCGTCTAAAAAAAGCCTTATTTGGAAGCTAATAGACGAGCTATAA
- a CDS encoding alanine--glyoxylate aminotransferase family protein, translated as MQFPEVVKEIEKILWPRPLKLFTAGPVACFPEVLEVMKLQMLSHRSAEYRELHKDTVKRLADFLEAGKATVLLIPSSGTGFMEASIRNAVSQRGKVLVTVIGEFGHRYREAVERNGRTPVVLEKPLGKPVLPEELDDALKNNKEVEAVTITYNETSTGVLNPLKELAKVAKERDKLVFVDAVSAMGAADIKVDSWKLDLVFASSQKAFGVPPGLAMAAISEEVFERAKRIPERGLYFDLLEIKEFLLSQWSTPTTPPVPQIAGLNAALRIVEKMGGKEAWLKMYAERAERIRKGAMELGLKLFAEPGYYSPTITVIYNPPGVRGPVIYEEMRKRGIEIARGYGAVKDITFRIGHMGYITDEDISILFETLREVLISIGYKPPS; from the coding sequence ATGCAGTTCCCCGAAGTAGTGAAAGAAATAGAGAAGATACTGTGGCCGAGGCCCCTCAAGCTGTTCACTGCCGGTCCCGTTGCCTGCTTTCCAGAGGTACTCGAGGTAATGAAGCTCCAAATGCTTAGTCATAGGTCAGCCGAATACCGGGAGCTACATAAGGACACCGTTAAAAGGCTTGCAGATTTCCTTGAAGCAGGGAAAGCAACTGTATTGCTAATACCTTCAAGCGGAACGGGCTTCATGGAGGCGAGTATAAGGAACGCTGTATCCCAGCGAGGAAAGGTACTGGTTACGGTGATTGGGGAGTTCGGTCATAGATACCGGGAAGCCGTCGAGAGAAACGGTAGAACACCAGTTGTACTAGAGAAGCCCCTTGGCAAGCCCGTCTTACCGGAAGAACTTGACGACGCACTCAAGAATAACAAGGAGGTAGAGGCAGTTACAATAACGTACAATGAAACGAGTACAGGCGTCTTAAATCCCCTAAAAGAACTGGCCAAGGTGGCCAAGGAGAGAGATAAGCTGGTATTTGTAGACGCCGTATCCGCGATGGGCGCGGCTGACATCAAAGTAGATAGCTGGAAACTCGACCTCGTCTTCGCTAGTAGCCAAAAGGCTTTTGGGGTACCTCCCGGTCTCGCAATGGCCGCTATAAGCGAAGAGGTATTTGAAAGAGCCAAGAGAATTCCTGAACGCGGCCTATACTTTGACCTACTTGAAATCAAGGAGTTCCTACTATCACAGTGGTCTACCCCGACTACCCCGCCTGTACCGCAAATAGCCGGGCTAAACGCTGCCCTCAGGATCGTTGAAAAGATGGGCGGTAAAGAGGCTTGGCTTAAAATGTATGCTGAAAGAGCCGAGAGAATTAGAAAAGGTGCAATGGAGCTCGGATTAAAGCTGTTCGCCGAGCCGGGCTACTATAGCCCGACAATAACGGTGATTTACAACCCGCCCGGGGTCAGAGGACCAGTAATATACGAGGAAATGAGGAAGAGGGGCATTGAAATAGCTAGGGGGTACGGAGCTGTCAAGGATATAACTTTTAGAATAGGTCACATGGGCTACATAACAGACGAAGATATAAGCATCCTCTTTGAAACACTCAGGGAAGTGTTAATTAGTATTGGCTATAAGCCTCCTAGCTAG
- a CDS encoding nitrilase-related carbon-nitrogen hydrolase, whose protein sequence is MSRIVIGIVQASFTAYPPENAEKAYSLVKRNYREADLIVLPEYSMTNPLQLRDPFKVYELSEYATSSRFLATFIRLANELGAGIVVHFIERTDVPPKSRSTVVLVTSRGEVLPVYSKMHLFDAYGYRESEFFEPGTSLGKIVSLNGFPIAFAVCYDLRFPELFRSYAVLGVNVFVVQAGWVKGPLKEEILDKLASARAHENTAYVVVANQTSEMFTGRSGVFSPWGYRELDMGISEKYSEHSIFLDEVEKARTTIPTIRQSLDKWEIKLKAPKVSSG, encoded by the coding sequence GTGTCGAGAATAGTCATCGGTATAGTTCAGGCATCGTTTACCGCGTACCCCCCTGAAAACGCCGAAAAAGCATATTCACTTGTAAAGCGGAATTACAGGGAAGCAGACCTCATAGTTCTACCAGAATACAGCATGACAAACCCCCTTCAACTCAGAGACCCGTTCAAAGTGTACGAGTTATCGGAGTACGCGACAAGTAGTAGGTTCCTAGCGACTTTTATAAGGCTCGCCAACGAGCTAGGAGCCGGCATCGTAGTACACTTTATAGAGAGAACGGATGTGCCTCCCAAGTCGAGGAGCACCGTAGTACTAGTTACCAGTCGCGGTGAGGTACTACCGGTGTACAGTAAAATGCACTTGTTCGATGCTTACGGATACCGAGAGTCCGAGTTCTTCGAGCCCGGTACATCTCTAGGTAAGATAGTTTCTCTAAACGGGTTTCCAATAGCGTTTGCCGTGTGCTACGATCTACGGTTCCCGGAGCTCTTCAGGTCATACGCCGTACTCGGCGTAAACGTGTTCGTAGTTCAGGCCGGCTGGGTTAAGGGACCCCTAAAGGAAGAGATACTGGACAAGTTAGCGTCGGCCAGAGCTCACGAGAACACGGCTTACGTGGTTGTAGCTAATCAAACCAGTGAAATGTTCACCGGCAGGAGCGGTGTGTTCAGTCCATGGGGTTACCGCGAGCTGGACATGGGCATCAGCGAAAAGTACTCCGAGCACTCCATATTCCTGGATGAAGTGGAAAAAGCTAGGACTACTATACCAACCATAAGGCAGTCCCTCGACAAGTGGGAGATAAAGTTGAAAGCCCCCAAGGTGAGTAGTGGCTAG
- a CDS encoding molybdopterin biosynthesis protein, which translates to MAVKVFHELSSLNEAVEKVIKKANPQPRGLELVRLEDALFRVLARDLYASVDYPPFDRSEVDGYAVKSDKVMHATEVNPVILRVLGELKTGERGEDFSCEEGAIKVSTGAVIPRDCDAVVMEEYTEALDDVVKVYRPVAPGENISTTGSDVSAGDFMLPRGTLLRHEHIALLAGFGLLEVPVYVKPKIAVYSTGNEVVEPGKPLEQGKVYDVNGLLISSFLREWGADATYRGILPDDYKVIRSVIEEDLEHYDAVFTSGGTSAGEMDLVYRVFEDVGEVIVHGLKSRPGKPTLIATTDKGKLLFGLPGFPLSCYMILVRVVKPIITRLTGLRYVETRIDVRIPVKIRKGVGKTWLIPSILVESSHGYTAYPVSLSSGSVYAITYSDGFIELDENTDYFEAGTLVPFYPFSEKAPLRRLTIIGSNDPLLEHILVRSGLIYTSRILNTGSVGGWIATSRGEADIAPTHLLDPESGTYNVPFLEKYGLTREATIIRGYDRLVGIIVARGNPKKIKGFEDFLRSDVRIVNRPRGSGIRALVDINLKSIAEKHGIQWSSVPRLVKGYTYEVKTHTAVAIAIKHGKADAGVAVGYVADIHDLDFIPVTWEEFDFLVLRNKLKKGEVKKFIEALRNLDLTAMRDFKLHKYYRVPGNAGYPRSEAF; encoded by the coding sequence ATGGCTGTTAAAGTCTTCCATGAACTATCTTCACTCAACGAGGCCGTTGAAAAGGTGATCAAGAAGGCGAACCCCCAGCCCCGAGGTCTTGAACTAGTAAGACTCGAAGACGCCCTTTTCAGGGTTCTCGCGAGAGACCTCTACGCATCGGTGGATTACCCCCCATTTGACAGGTCGGAGGTTGACGGTTACGCGGTTAAGAGCGATAAGGTAATGCATGCGACCGAGGTGAACCCGGTTATACTTAGAGTTCTAGGTGAGCTGAAAACAGGTGAACGAGGAGAGGATTTTAGCTGTGAAGAAGGGGCAATTAAGGTCTCCACGGGAGCGGTCATTCCGCGGGACTGCGACGCGGTCGTCATGGAAGAGTACACAGAGGCTCTAGACGATGTAGTCAAAGTGTACCGACCCGTAGCGCCTGGAGAGAACATTTCAACAACAGGCAGTGATGTGTCTGCGGGAGACTTTATGCTACCGCGAGGTACTCTCCTCAGGCACGAGCACATAGCCTTACTAGCGGGGTTCGGCCTACTGGAAGTACCCGTTTACGTAAAGCCCAAAATAGCCGTGTACTCGACCGGTAACGAGGTAGTAGAGCCCGGTAAGCCGCTTGAACAGGGCAAGGTATATGACGTGAACGGCCTACTCATATCCTCGTTCCTAAGGGAATGGGGGGCAGATGCTACATACCGCGGTATTCTACCAGATGACTATAAGGTAATTAGAAGCGTTATCGAGGAGGACTTAGAACACTATGATGCCGTCTTTACGAGTGGTGGTACTAGTGCAGGCGAGATGGACCTGGTATACCGGGTCTTCGAAGATGTGGGAGAGGTCATCGTGCACGGACTTAAATCCAGACCTGGGAAGCCGACCCTAATAGCCACCACTGATAAGGGTAAATTACTTTTCGGGCTTCCCGGCTTTCCCCTCTCATGCTACATGATCTTAGTCCGCGTTGTGAAACCCATCATTACGAGGTTAACGGGGTTACGGTACGTCGAGACGAGGATCGATGTTAGGATCCCGGTAAAGATCAGAAAAGGCGTTGGTAAGACATGGCTTATTCCATCTATTTTAGTAGAATCCAGTCACGGCTACACAGCATACCCAGTATCGCTTAGTAGTGGCAGTGTATACGCAATTACTTATAGTGACGGTTTCATCGAACTAGACGAAAACACGGATTACTTTGAAGCCGGCACGCTAGTCCCATTCTACCCATTCAGCGAAAAGGCACCATTACGAAGACTCACCATCATAGGCAGTAACGATCCACTACTTGAACACATACTGGTGAGAAGCGGCCTCATTTACACTAGTAGAATCCTAAATACGGGTAGCGTGGGTGGCTGGATAGCTACATCTAGGGGTGAGGCCGATATCGCGCCCACGCACCTTCTCGACCCAGAGAGCGGAACCTATAATGTACCCTTCTTAGAGAAGTACGGTTTAACACGCGAGGCTACAATTATAAGAGGGTATGACAGGTTAGTGGGAATAATTGTCGCTAGAGGTAACCCCAAGAAAATTAAGGGCTTTGAAGACTTCCTAAGAAGTGATGTAAGAATCGTTAATAGACCTAGAGGATCCGGGATACGCGCTCTGGTGGACATAAACTTAAAGAGCATTGCCGAGAAGCACGGCATCCAGTGGAGTAGCGTGCCGAGGCTTGTCAAGGGCTATACGTATGAAGTGAAAACGCACACAGCCGTGGCGATTGCCATTAAGCACGGTAAAGCGGATGCAGGCGTAGCTGTAGGATACGTCGCCGACATCCACGACCTTGACTTCATACCGGTAACCTGGGAAGAGTTTGATTTCCTCGTACTACGAAATAAATTGAAGAAAGGTGAAGTTAAGAAATTCATTGAAGCTTTACGGAATCTTGACTTGACAGCAATGAGGGACTTCAAGCTACACAAGTACTACAGAGTACCTGGGAATGCTGGCTATCCGAGAAGTGAAGCATTTTAA
- a CDS encoding Xaa-Pro peptidase family protein, which translates to MIEALRDIAESRGLDVLVLSAPDNIEYFTGVPTIGDAVLLMIYDKRQGTASLYVPLLEYQRYRDMVPPHVDVYAVSRTLKPPHIPIADLDWKDIIARYRNVEKIGADISHVSPLQGTVQATLEGKVIDVSNDIWKVRMIKSNRELESIKEATKVTLKGILAIYSELREGVTETALTGVFEKTVRDHGVERAAFDPIIAFKPNNAYPHTLPGNRGLSSRDLVLVDVGVKVGGRCSDVTRMILWGRPSREERRGIEAVVEALETAIDAIKPGIRAGEVYETAVKVLENYGLREKFIHGLGHGIGIVVHEPPYLRRQSDTVLEPGMVFTVEPGVYFPGKYGIRVEEVVLVTKKGAHVLSKRLEKVLQSL; encoded by the coding sequence TTGATCGAAGCTTTACGGGATATCGCTGAAAGCAGAGGATTAGACGTACTAGTTCTAAGTGCTCCCGACAATATTGAGTACTTTACGGGAGTCCCCACAATCGGGGACGCCGTGCTCCTCATGATCTACGATAAAAGGCAAGGCACAGCGTCGCTATATGTCCCTCTCCTAGAATACCAGAGGTACAGGGATATGGTGCCTCCCCACGTTGACGTGTACGCTGTTTCAAGAACTCTCAAACCGCCGCACATACCTATCGCGGATCTTGATTGGAAAGACATAATTGCCAGGTACAGGAATGTCGAAAAAATCGGTGCAGACATCTCGCACGTGAGCCCCCTACAGGGAACCGTACAGGCCACTCTTGAAGGTAAGGTCATAGACGTGTCAAACGACATATGGAAAGTTAGGATGATCAAGTCTAACAGGGAACTAGAGAGCATAAAAGAAGCCACCAAGGTAACGTTAAAGGGTATACTAGCCATTTATAGCGAACTTCGTGAAGGCGTGACGGAGACGGCACTTACAGGTGTATTTGAAAAGACCGTTAGAGACCACGGCGTTGAGAGGGCGGCATTCGACCCCATTATCGCATTTAAGCCGAACAACGCATATCCTCACACTCTGCCCGGGAATAGAGGCCTGAGCAGTAGAGATCTTGTCCTAGTCGACGTAGGCGTCAAGGTAGGTGGCAGGTGTAGCGATGTTACCAGGATGATCCTTTGGGGCAGACCTAGCAGAGAGGAGAGGAGGGGCATAGAAGCGGTCGTTGAAGCCCTTGAAACCGCCATAGACGCCATTAAGCCTGGAATCAGGGCAGGTGAAGTGTACGAGACAGCAGTAAAGGTCCTCGAAAACTATGGTTTACGAGAGAAGTTCATACATGGCCTCGGACATGGCATAGGGATCGTAGTGCACGAACCGCCTTACCTAAGACGGCAAAGCGATACCGTCTTAGAACCCGGAATGGTGTTTACAGTAGAGCCCGGAGTCTATTTTCCTGGGAAATATGGGATTAGAGTTGAAGAAGTTGTTTTGGTTACTAAGAAAGGTGCCCATGTACTCTCAAAAAGGCTCGAAAAAGTCCTGCAATCATTATAG
- a CDS encoding hydroxyacid dehydrogenase — MVKVLVASRIHKNGIEVLRNSGVEVIVAEEPSERELVNLIKGVHGIVVRSKPIVTRKVIEEADRLLVIARAGVGVDNIDVEAAKARGIEVITVPEATTQSVAELTIGLMLAVARKITLCDREIRRGEWPKKHAMGFELGGKVLGIIGAGRIGSTVAKIAKYGFGMKILYYDIVRNPKIEEELGAEFVSLEELLRTADFISVHVPLTPETKHLIGEDELKLMKKTAILINTSRGPIVDTSALIRALEEGWIAGAGLDVFEEEPLPKDHALTKLDNVVLTAHVGASTWEAQERAGIEVARKVIEFFKAKGLLN, encoded by the coding sequence TTGGTCAAAGTACTCGTTGCAAGCAGAATTCACAAGAACGGTATAGAGGTCCTCAGAAATAGTGGTGTAGAAGTGATAGTGGCCGAGGAGCCCAGCGAAAGAGAGCTCGTAAACCTAATCAAGGGTGTTCATGGCATAGTCGTGAGGAGCAAGCCGATCGTTACAAGAAAGGTTATAGAAGAAGCTGATCGGCTTCTCGTAATAGCGAGGGCCGGCGTCGGAGTAGACAACATAGATGTGGAGGCTGCTAAGGCTCGTGGCATAGAGGTCATAACAGTGCCGGAGGCTACAACGCAGAGCGTTGCAGAGCTAACAATAGGTTTAATGCTAGCCGTGGCGAGAAAGATAACCCTGTGCGATAGAGAAATACGTAGAGGTGAATGGCCTAAAAAACACGCTATGGGGTTTGAACTAGGCGGCAAAGTACTCGGCATTATAGGTGCAGGTAGAATAGGGTCTACCGTGGCCAAGATCGCGAAGTACGGCTTCGGCATGAAAATACTTTACTATGACATAGTACGAAACCCTAAAATAGAGGAGGAGCTCGGAGCCGAGTTCGTATCATTAGAAGAGCTGCTGAGAACTGCCGACTTCATAAGTGTGCACGTTCCACTAACACCCGAAACAAAGCACCTGATCGGCGAAGATGAGTTGAAATTGATGAAGAAAACAGCAATACTTATTAACACTTCACGTGGCCCCATAGTGGACACGAGTGCGCTCATAAGGGCCCTCGAAGAAGGCTGGATAGCGGGTGCAGGGCTTGATGTATTTGAAGAAGAGCCGCTACCAAAAGACCATGCACTAACCAAACTAGATAACGTAGTATTAACAGCACATGTGGGTGCAAGCACTTGGGAGGCGCAGGAAAGGGCTGGTATAGAAGTCGCCAGAAAAGTGATAGAATTCTTCAAAGCCAAGGGTTTGCTAAACTAG